GCTCGCCCAGGTAGGCGAGTTCGTCCTTCTTGTCGGTGCCGACGACGTCGAGCTTCAGCTTCACGACGCCCACGAAGCGGGCCAGCAGCGGCTGGTTGACGTCCACCGCCTGCAACCGGTCCAGGCGGATGTGCGCGGTGCGCCGGAACACCAGCCCGGTGCGGATGCGCAGCTCGGTGTCGGTGACGGCGAAGTGGGTGAACCACCAGGTCAGAAAGCCGTAGAGGGCGGCGGCGACGACGAGCGCCGCCAGGCCGCCGAGGAAGGTGGTGACGGTCAGCTGGGAGAGCCGGTGCTGCGCCTGGTCGGGGTCGTGCACCGCCCAGCCGACGATGATGGCTATGGGCGCCCAGGCGCGGCGCAGCGGGGTGACGGGGTGCAGGCGGTGCTCGATGACCTCGGTGGCTGTGGTGGCTGTGGTGGCTGTGGTGGCCGTGGTGGCCGTGGTGGTGGCTTTGGTGGCCGCGTCGGCGTCGGAGGTGGCCTCACCAGCCCCGTTGGCCTGACCAGCCCCGTAGGTCCCAGTGGCCTTGGTGAACTCGGTGGTCCCGGCCGTCTCCGCCGTCTCCCCGTCGCCGCGGGACACGGCCTCCGCGCCGCTCCCGTCCGCCTCCGGCGTCCTCACAGGCCCGCCGATCGGGCCTCGCCCAGCTCCGTGAGGCGGTCCCGTAGGCGCTCGGCCTCCTCGGGGAGCAGGCCCGGGATACGGGCGTCCGTGGCGGCCGCCGCGGTGTGCAGTTGCACGCCGGCCAGGCCGAAGTGCCGCTCCACGGGGCCCGAGGTGACCTCCACGAGCTGCATCCGGCCGTAGGGCACCACCGTCTCCTCACGCCAGAGCACGCCCCGGCTGATGAGCAGGTCGTCGGCGCGTTCCGCGTACCGCCAGGAGCGCCAGTTGCGCCCCAGCATCCGCCACCCGCCGGCGAGCGCCGCGGCCGGTATGAGCGCGCACAGCGCCCAGAGCGGATCGACGAACAGCGCCGGCAGCACGACCGCGGCCACCGTCGCCGGGACCAGCCACACCGTGAGCAGCAGCCGCCGCATCCGCAGCAGCCCCGGCGGCAGCCCCACCCAGGCGGGGGCGCCGGCTTCCTCATCCGCGCCGGCCCCGCCGCCGTACCCGTTCTCCGTGCCGGACCCGCCCAGGGGGCCGCCCGCGCGGCGCTCACCCCCGGAGCCGCCCGCGTCAGGCCCGCCGCCCGCGCTGCCGCCGCCGGCCGCCGTATCCGTCCCGCTCCCCGTCTCCATGCCGCAAGCGTACGTAGGACACACTGGTCGGGCCCCTCGAAGGAGCGACGGAGAAGAGAGACCGGCGGCATGAGCCCCACCACGGAGACCACGGTCGGCGTCGGCGGCGCCGCGGAGAGCACCGACATGGTGCTCAACATCGGGCCGCAGCACCCGTCCACCCACGGCGTGCTCAGGCTGCGGCTGGTGCTGGACGGCGAGCGCATCCTGCACGCGGAGCCCGTCATCGGCTACATGCACCGCGGAGCCGAGAAGCTCTTCGAGGCCCGCGACTACCGCCAGATCATCGTGCTCGCCAACCGCCACGACTGGCTGTCCGCGTTCTCGAACGAGCTGGGCGTGGTGCTCGCCGTCGAGCGGATGCTCGGCATGGAGGTCCCCCGGCGCGCGGTCTGGCTGCGCACTCTGCTCGCCGAGCTCAACCGCACCCTGAACCACCTGATGTTCCTCGGCTCGTACCCGTTGGAACTCGGCGGCATCACCCCCGTCTTCCACGCGTTCCGCGAGCGCGAGGAGTTGCAGAACGTGATGGAGGAGGTCTCCGGGGGGCGCATGCACTACATGTTCAACCGCGTGGGCGGCCTCAAGGAGGACGTTCCCGCGGGATGGACCGCACGCGCGCGCGGGGCGGTGGCCGCGCTGCGCTCCCGGATGGACGTCTACGACCGGCTGGTGCTCGGCAACGAGATCTTCCGCGGCCGCACCAGGGGCGTCGGCGTCCTGACGCCGGAGGCGGTGCACGCGTACGGGGTGAGCGGGCCCGTCGCCCGTGCCAGCGGCGTCGACTTCGACCTCCGGCGCGACGAGCCGTACCTCGCCTACCCCGAGC
The nucleotide sequence above comes from Streptomyces sp. TS71-3. Encoded proteins:
- a CDS encoding PH domain-containing protein — translated: METGSGTDTAAGGGSAGGGPDAGGSGGERRAGGPLGGSGTENGYGGGAGADEEAGAPAWVGLPPGLLRMRRLLLTVWLVPATVAAVVLPALFVDPLWALCALIPAAALAGGWRMLGRNWRSWRYAERADDLLISRGVLWREETVVPYGRMQLVEVTSGPVERHFGLAGVQLHTAAAATDARIPGLLPEEAERLRDRLTELGEARSAGL
- a CDS encoding NADH-quinone oxidoreductase subunit D, coding for MSPTTETTVGVGGAAESTDMVLNIGPQHPSTHGVLRLRLVLDGERILHAEPVIGYMHRGAEKLFEARDYRQIIVLANRHDWLSAFSNELGVVLAVERMLGMEVPRRAVWLRTLLAELNRTLNHLMFLGSYPLELGGITPVFHAFREREELQNVMEEVSGGRMHYMFNRVGGLKEDVPAGWTARARGAVAALRSRMDVYDRLVLGNEIFRGRTRGVGVLTPEAVHAYGVSGPVARASGVDFDLRRDEPYLAYPELQDTLQVVTRQEGDCLARFECLLEQVHNSLRLADACLDRLADLPPGPVNQRLPKVLKAPEGHTYAWTENPLGINGYYLVSKGEKTPYRLKLRSASYNNIQALTELLPGTLVADMVAILGSLFFVVGDIDK